The Thiothrix winogradskyi genome segment TAATCAGCTCCACGCTGCTGGATACCTTCCTCACCCCCGCGATGTTCTGGCTGTTCGGGCGCAAACCAGCGGAAAAGCTGCTGGATATGGCAAGCGATGAAGCCCTGTAATTTTTAATTGTTGAATACCAAGGAGATAATCCATGAAATTGTTACCCACGTTGTTAATCGTCTGCGGTCTGCTGGCTTCCCCAATGGTGTTGGCGGAAGAGCCGCCCAAGCACGGTGAACCCGGACATGACCACGCCAAAGATCACGGGCAAACAACTACGCCTGAAGCCAAACCGGAAAATGAACACAAAGGCGAATCGGCGGAAGACCACGCCAAGCACGGGCATGAAGGGCACGACAACAAGGACGGCGAACACGACCATGCAGGGCATGACCACGCCCACGATGACCAACCACATCACGGCGGTATCGTGGCGGTAGTGGATGAAATCCATCACGAACTGGTGATGGCGGACGATGGTAAAGTCAGCTTGTATGCCGAAGGTCTGCCGCAAGGTGACGCGCTCAAGGCAGTCAAAGTCCGCCTGACTGTCCTGAAAGGCAAGGATAAACAGGAAGCCGAGCTGACCTTGGTGGAAGGGGACGAGCCACGCTTTGATGCACCAGCGGAGGTGAAACTGGTGGCGGGTGACAAGGTGGTGGCGATGATCCAACCAGCCGAAGGCAAGCCACGCATGGCGAAGTTTGAGATTCCAGCGGCAAAGTGACCTCAAGCAGTGTAGCGGTAACAATCCCGTCCTCCGCTACACTGCCTACTACAAGTCTTTTTGTATTTTGTAGTAGTATGTAGTATTATATTATTTACTACATACTACAAAGAACGTTAGCTATGGCACTCACCAAAGACCAAATTTTCCAAGCCGCCGACCAGCTCGCCGCCGCTGGCACTGCCCCCACGCTCGCCGCCGCTGGCACTGCCCCCACGCTCGCCGCCGTCCGTTCTGCTGTCGGCGGTGGCAGTTACACCACCATTAACGAAGCCTTGAAAGAGTGGAAAGCCAAACAGCAAGCCACCAATGCCCCGATCCGTGAGCCTGCCCCGGCAGCGGTAGCCACCCGCCTTGAAGAGCTGGGCGCGGACATTTGGGCGGTAGCCTTGGAACTGGCAAACGCCCGTTTAACCTCGGAACGTGAAGCACTGGAAGCCACCCGCCAACAACTGGAAACCGCGCAACAGGAAGCCACGGAACTAGCCGACCAGCTCAGTGCCGAACTGGAAACCCTGCAAGCCCAGCACCAGCAAGCCACCCAAGACCTACAAGCCGCTAGCACCACCATTGAAACCCTACGGCAAGAAAACGCCACCCTGAGCCGCCAGCTTGCCACCACCGAAGCACGAGCCGAAGAAACCACCAAACGCGCCGACGACCTCAAGGCAGAGCTACAACACGCCCACGCCGCCAACACGGAACAACGCCAACGCCACACCCACGAAGCGCAAGCCCTGCAAGCCACCCTCACCAGCACTAGCGAAACCCTGAAAACCCAGACAGCGGAAGCCGTGCGCCTGCAAGCCCAACTTGACCAGGCACAAGCCCAAATTGCCAACCTCCAACAGCAACAGCAGGCACAACAAGAACGCCATACCAGCGAGATCCAACAACAAGGGGAACGCTACGCCAATGAAACCCACCGCCTGAACGAGCGGCTTACCCAAGCACAAACGGAACGGGAACAAGCCCTACAAGCGGCGGGTGCTACCCGCGAAGAAGCGGCGGGAATGCGCGGGGAACTGGAAGCCCTGCGGGTACAGAACGCAGCATTGCTGGCAACCCTTACCCCGGTAACGGACATCCCCAAAGGCAAGGTAAGCAAACCACCCAAGACGTAACAGACCGTAACAATACAGTTACATTTTTAGCCGTGAAGGTTATCCCCAGAATCCGGGGATAACCTTGTGAAAAAGCCGCATAAGTCACTGATGCTGCATGGACTTACGGGAAAGATTAAAAAATAACCATATTCAGAACAACTGATAAGAAGTCAGTTGCTCCAGCCCTCAACGCATGAACGCCACCACGGGAATAATCTCCTGTGGCACTCGCCCGGTAGCCACCAGCAACT includes the following:
- a CDS encoding DNA-binding protein, producing the protein MALTKDQIFQAADQLAAAGTAPTLAAAGTAPTLAAVRSAVGGGSYTTINEALKEWKAKQQATNAPIREPAPAAVATRLEELGADIWAVALELANARLTSEREALEATRQQLETAQQEATELADQLSAELETLQAQHQQATQDLQAASTTIETLRQENATLSRQLATTEARAEETTKRADDLKAELQHAHAANTEQRQRHTHEAQALQATLTSTSETLKTQTAEAVRLQAQLDQAQAQIANLQQQQQAQQERHTSEIQQQGERYANETHRLNERLTQAQTEREQALQAAGATREEAAGMRGELEALRVQNAALLATLTPVTDIPKGKVSKPPKT